The genomic stretch tattacaggttaagataACTGACTCATCGGCccaaaatattctcaagagaaactcgtctgagtgtagtatcgcgtaacaactattatcaagtctacacttgaacagtttccgcactacgtcctaaataggctaagagggggtaaatgttctatggtcctcagcttcttggacccaaattagagatagtaatgcctaaccataaatacttgtgtgacatttccaaatccaaaagggtctccactgagcagatggatctcaatccaacttgttaaggactactccatacaagtcgaacatgactataccatcctcctatcttaattgcactcaagttcgggttagaacttatctcaccacttagagatcaccaagcacaacaagcagattatatcacacatacatatatacaaacatcacatatatacaaatatatgcacataaaaagtaggctaaacccacttgagactactccccagcagagttgccacttaatttctgtagcggtaaattcatgatcatcaagctatggataagctagacatcaaataacaagagtcgccaccgcgcttttattgtttacaagggaaaggggaaaaagtacgaacaaaactcaaaagtaagaatttttcaaatcaaaaactaataaaatgacagagattacaggtaaggggttggttacacagagagaagttgttagcacccaaagtgtcataggtactcctagggagccctttttgtatgcatatgtatttggtacaaaaatgatgtttacaaacaaataaaatgaggggatgagaaaataattcattaattatatttttgtgtttgacaagaccttcggacttgtgcctatgtaccaacataaaaatgagggatcaaaacctcgtagttcgtgatagaaatttcaaagtggatgcattgcatttaacaaaaaattatgtttgaaaggcacaaaggcctgaaaatggtttgaatgagttagttctttttggcttttttgaaagtttaagtcaagtataattaagtttatttacaagtttgatttaagaaaagaagtttgaaaatgcaatggcataaggctaaagtttctatctttttccaaagtggtcaaagtttagaacgaaacaagttcaaacaaagaaaaaaaatttaaaagggagggagagattttgaaatttaagaaatggggagaagatgaagagactaatcctatgcacaaaattaaaagttaagggttgaaaagatctgaccaatgggtagcaatccaataaagaagaatgtcaatagaaacccaaattcccttggacatttagaatcaagcaacacacaaatgcacaattatattatcttggagagcaagacatcaaataaagatggccacatccaagctttagccacttcatgatcttcttcaaattagcctatgtaacagatgaattccacaagtcacaggttcaaaataatagcttcacaatgatcatgttacagatgaactcaaagggatcttgaatgatgtatcagatgaagtttcaaattgccatcacttggttacacaaaagttggcattggccaagtcctttagcataggaatgttgcctaagttctaagtccatttgcccaagatcaagtcaacagtccacataaaagttttttagggtttttgttgttattatgtacattaatggtcaaagaccacacaaacaaacaaagtatacacaaaataGAATATATCACACgatatggtccaagtggacaaagtgaaaattgcattaacataaacaattagaatggtatgaataatggaaaatgaataaagactaaaattaaatgacattaaagtaaatggcttgaaattaaaagttagttgttaatgagttagaagttagtattgttttgcttttgcttttcatttttttaattcattctttggagaacactcaacccaattaTCACTatcatggatccttgagccaagacatcttccaaaggaaggaaaaaagcccaagtttccacacaataccatgaaagaggggagacttacaatctcactaactagaatgctatgacttttatgtcacaaatttagcactatgttaagcaatcataattggacttatgtagaagtcacaactatttgaggtcgggcaatagaatcttgatgttaatgcatgttagagacatagtataatggactatgctcatgaaacataccacacacaaaaagaatatgcaaaagagatggtctaatctcatccatactaatgttgatttttcaatcaactagccttaggactttgagatatcataggccaaatgagatgaatgcataaataatgggaatgagatgaagagggaagggaatggatcaaaactcaaattggtcaaaggaggacttttaccaaattaatatcatcgattcattttgggagatggaatgtacatttcatcaatcccctaaatccaatgatattaacttgataaagtcaaatcaactttgaccaaggcccaacaacaagagtcaaactcaaacaagtcatcacaattggtcaacacaattaattggcatttattcaaattaaaaagactaaaataatacatttaaattaaatatggtttgtcaaattcctaaaacctcatcaaaacactaaagaaatggccatgagatttatcataggtcagacaaggtcaaaggaccttggagaaaaaatttcagagtttttaaagacttaaaagtatttttaaacaattaaaaataataacaaaatcaattaaatcatgaaaaatattaataatgatccaaaaaataattttaattcaaaatatgaaagaggaaattatttgaaaatttttggtgaaactctcatattttttggatcaatattaaaattaatatgaattaatgaaaataagctaattaaaataaaaatcagaaaatagcaaaaaacgtggaccacttgatctccctcattaattgaggtggcaaatcaagtggtcatcagcgcgcgttccacaatggacactagtcaatgcgcttgagggatggtatttaaaaccaatgcacgagattaaaacGTTTGAAAAGGATCCTGTGGTCTGGACTCTGGAGAGATGTCAACTTATCGCtggagctgtaactccggtcttgttcttcggtggacctcaccggactagtccaccctcaaccatcaccaaaataaaaaaggaggacatgatctaaaagaaaaaatggcatagagcacgaatctgacctcaattttaactaactccacatatatagaacaatataaggagttgaattttgaggtgtgtcaactgagttgcttcgatttgacctctaagcaactcaatcttcttgcctacattggtaggatttcagacaaccaaatatccaggagaattgagtagaattgagtgagaagcaaagagatgaagttttctggaaattaccttcaatgctatgcaattcttgatgttgcttgcttcaaacacaATCTGATCACACTTAAGAAGCTAATAAGAAGTGATTGGATAGGTTACAAGGTTGTGGATCctagagttcttgaatctccaacagttgagattcaaactcaaatttcaaattgaaatttctcaggttttcctttagaatgagagggtttcaatggggggaaaaGCTGGTGCGCAAAGTCTGtttcaaatgagctcagaagccttctatttatagccaaagggaatgacATTTGCACACTTTAAAATttgtccaaaattggcaatgtggatggcacgagtgcatgggcatgtacaggcccatgatgcaatgcaataaggtccaaaatgattcaaattgaagtatgaatgaagcttgaatggcaaggcattgtgaactgaagtttgtacaattgattctttccaatgatgcagccctgttaaagccatgcgcatACCTAGCAATCTTTGTCCAGAATGCATGAACTTGAGTTCTTTagaaagcttggatcaaggggaacaagtttgatgttgaaaactttttcacttggagcttggaacatggagaattttaaggtggaagtttggaaatttcaacatgttaaaaaaatttctaagtgtcaagctatatatctcaatattccatcttgcttaactttttatgtgagattcaaatgagaaaagtgtattcataaaagttgtaacTCTTTCACAGACCTTCAAAATGGacaccaatttcatgtcatttggatttataatgaaagagttatgcatttttgaagtttggaaaaatcacttgttcaatggtataggtcaaaaatgacctataatgtatcctcatatcacatgctcataaaagttgaattttctctcactccaaacatcaaagttgaagtagacatcttgaatttgattgtgcaacttggaaatctttcatctcataaaattgagcaagttatgaccttgggaagttgactttcaaattaggatttagacaaaatgacctataatgtttcaacatagaaaatgattttccaagaaaaaatagctctaggtctcaacatgaaagttgtttggattgtcatttagagtaactttaatctttgaatcattttcatatggtgaaaagtgtagtagatagggtctagggaaacccagttttgatcagatgaattcatctggccaaccaccatcaaccaacttgctaaccttcaactctcttgactttataggctcatggtagatcatatatacataatatgatgaattttggagtttcccttgagaaatttgatcaattggtgagatagcttgttggagaagttactcaaaatacccagtcaaactaggatttccaaggcaaatcacctccaaactcttgaagaaaatttgataaatataacatgtaggaatcaatggaactcatatatgatgctcataaccattcttggatcaattcatagttgtgctctttgtcatgaggatctcaaaccctggatatgaacctgataaatcaatgggatcatgccttacctataaaagagttaggcaaatgcaaagacatatttttcgtattttagttagtaaaatgataaaatacaagtatgatacaatcacataatgcttggtgatctctcccaaaacaaactcaatgaaagaggggtaaggaggatgccaaggtatgatcacaatgctaatgcttatgatgaaattgcatgagggatcttagggtcaaaattggggtcttacacagtTATTCCGACGTGTGGGGTTTCGACAAATAGTACTGGGGGCCTTTCTGTAGAAAGACTGGCTATTCTGAAACGAAGCCAACCCCTTGAATATTTGAAGGTTATGTTAAGTTGTAGGGAAAGTTCCTCTAAAAAAATCCTTAGCACTGCTTCGGTGTCTGAAGATCAACCTTCAATCACTCCTGCAGATGAAGTGTTTTCCAAGATTAAAGACAAGATCTTCAAAGGCGACTTGTTCCTGCTTCTATTGGTTGATACTTCTTCCACCTTAACCTGAAAGGCTCTTCTAAATAAAGAAGACCTGCTGGAAACTTCCCCTGAAGTTGCCAATGTTATATTGGAGATAGGTACTATGATCGACCAAGATGTCGCAGATCATAAGTTATTACCTCAACTTACAGGGGAAATCAAGAAGAAGTCTGGTTCTGAGGGAGCTTCCTGGGATGCTGCCACCGAGTCCACCAACAAGGCGATGGAATTGGAGCAGACTAAACTAAAGAACAAAGAAAAGATTGAAGGCCATGATCGTGATATTGCTTCTTGGAGGAAGCAGATAAAAGAACTTCAGGCAAAGATTTCTGATGTAGAGAGAAGAAAAAGCCAACTCTTAGAGTTTGATGATGCCTTAATGGATAAAGATCTAGAATTTGGCATGAAGTTCGTCGAACAGGCTCAAAAACTTGAGTCTGACCTCAAACTTCTCCAGTCGAAGGCCGATCTTCCTTTCAGATCAAGGCCAACCTTCCTTTCTAATTTTTCTCCTTTCCACTTCGGAGACCACTTCCCTAAGGTCATATCCtttcgatccattggaaggatcaCTTTCCAGACTAAGTCTTCAGACGAAATTTTTTTGACTTTCACCGTCTTGTTATAAGAGTTCTCTACTCTCTTCTTCTGCCGTTTTAATAACTCCAAGGCGTTTAACCTTTCTTCATCTAAATCAACTAATTCATCCAGCATCATGCTCCAATATGACTCCATTGgaatttcatgatgcctttgaaTCCTTATAGGGGAAATCGAGAAGAAGTCTGGTTTTGAGGGAGCTTCCTAGGATGTTCCCACCGAGTCCACCAACAAGGAGATGGAATTGGAGCAGACTAAACTAAAGAACAAAGAAAAGATCGAAGGCCATGATCGTGATATTGCTTCTTGGAGGAAGCAAATAGAAGAACTTCAGAAAAAGATTCCTGATGCAGAAAGAAGCAAAAGCCAACTCTTAGAGTTTGATGATGCCTTAATGGCTAAAGAGCTAGAATTTGGCATGAAGTTCGTCGAACAGGATCGAAAACATGAGTCTGACCTCAAACTTCTCCGGTCGAAGGCCAACCTTCCTTTCAAATCAAGGTCAACCTTCCTTTCTAATTTTTCTCCTTTCCACTTCGGGGACCACTTCCCTAAGGTCATATCCtttcgatccattggaaggatcaCTTTCCAGACTAAGTCTTCAGGCGAAAAACTtttgaatttcaccttcttgTTATAAGAGTTCTCTACTCTCTTCTTCTGCCATTTTAATAACTCCAAAGCGTTTAACCTTTCTTCATCTAAATCAACTAATTCATCCAGCATCATGCTCTAATATGACTTCATTGgaatttcatgatgcctttgaaTCCTTATAGGGGAAATCGAGAAGAAGTCTGGTTCTAAGGGAGCTTCCTGGGATGCTGCCACCGAGTCCACCAACAAGGCGATGGAATTGGAGCAGACTAAACTAAAGAACAAAGAAAAGATCGAAGGCCATGATCGTGATATTGCTTCTTGGAGGAAGCAGATAAAAGAACTTCAGGCAAAGATTTCTGATGCAGAGAGAAGAAAAAGCCAACTCTTAGAGTTTGATGATGCCTTAATGGATAAAGATCTAGAATTTGGCATGAAGTTCGTCGAACAGGCTCAAAAACTTGAGTCTGACCTCAAACTTCTCCAGTCGAAGGCCGATCTTCCTTTCAGATCAAGGCCAACCTTCCTTTCTAATTTTTCTCCTTTCCACTTCGGAGACCACTTCCCTAAGGTCATATCCtttcgatccattggaaggatcaCTTTCCAGACTAAGTCTTCAGACGAAATTTTTTTGACTTTCACCGTCTTGTTATAAGAGTTCTCTACTCTCTTCTTCTGCCGTTTTAATAACTCCAAGGCGTTTAACCTTTCTTCATCTAAATCAACTAATTCATCCAGCATCATGCTCCAATATGACTCCATTGgaatttcatgatgcctttgaaTCCTTATAGGGGAAATCGAGAAGAAGTCTGGTTTTGAGGGAGCTTCCTAGGATGTTCCCACCGAGTCCACCAACAAGGAGATGGAATTGGAGCAGACTAAACTAAAGAACAAAGAAAAGATCGAAGGCCATGATCGTGATATTGCTTCTTGGAGGAAGCAAATAGAAGAACTTCAGAAAAAGATTCCTGATGCAGAAAGAAGCAAAAGCCAACTCTTAGAGTTTGATGATGCCTTAATGGCTAAAGAGCTAGAATTTGGCATGAAGTTCGTCGAACAGGATCGAAAACATGAGTCTGACCTCAAACTTCTCCGGTCGAAGGCCAACCTTCCTTTCAAATCAAGGTCAACCTTCCTTTCTAATTTTTCTCCTTTCCACTTCGGGGACCACTTCCCTAAGGTCATATCCtttcgatccattggaaggatcaCTTTCCAGACTAAGTCTTCAGGCGAAAAACTtttgaatttcaccttcttgTTATAAGAGTTCTCTACTCTCTTCTTCTGCCATTTTAATAACTCCAAAGCGTTTAACCTTTCTTCATCTAAATCAACTAATTCATCCAGCATCATGCTCTAATATGACTTCATTGgaatttcatgatgcctttgaaTCCTTATAGGGGAAATCGAGAAGAAGTCTGGTTCTAAGGGAGCTTCCTGGGATGCTGCCACCGAGTCCACCAACAAGGCGATGGAATTGGAGCAGACTAAACTAAAGAACAAAGAAAAGATCGAAGGCCATGATCGTGATATTGCTTCTTGGAGGAAGCAGATAAAAGAACTTCAGGCAAAGATTTCTGATGCAGAGAGAAGAAAAAGCCAACTCTTAGAGTTTGATGATGCCTTAATGGATAAAGATCTAGAATTCGGCATGAAGTTCGTCGAACAGGCTCAAAAACTTGAGTCTGACCTCAAACTTCTCCAGTCGAAGGCCAATCTTCCTTTCAGATCAAGGCCAACCTTCCTTTCTAATTTTTCTCCTTTCCACTTCGGAGACCACTTCCCTAAGGTCATATCCtttcgatccattggaaggatcaCTTCCCAGACTAAGTCTTCAGGCGAAAAACTTTTGACTTTCACCGTCTTGTTATAAGAGTTCTCTACTCTCTTCTTCTGCCGTTTTAATAACTCCAAAGCGTTTAACCTTTCTTCATCTAAATCAACTAATTCATCCAGCATCATGCTCCAATATGACTCCATTGgaatttcatgatgcctttgaaTCCTTATACGGGAAAGCGAGAAGAAGTCTGGTTCTGAGGGAGCTTTCTAGGATGTTCCCGCCGAGTTCACCAACAAGGTGATGGAATTGGAGCAGACTAAACTAAAGAACAAAGAAAAGATCGAAGGCCATGATCGTGATATTGCTTCTTGGAGTAAGCAAATAGAAGAACTTCAGGCAAAGATTTCTGTTGTAGAAAGAAGCAAACGCCAACTTTTAGAGTTTGGTGATGCCTTAATGACTAAAGAGCTAGAATTTGGCATGATGTTCGTCGAACAGGCTCGAAAACTTGAGTCTGACCTCGAACTTCTTCGGTCGAAGGCCAACCTTCCTTTCAGATCAAGGCTAACCTTCCTTTCTAATGTTTCTCCTTTCCATTTTGTCTATTTTTTAATGTAATGATAAATTTTAATTGTAATGAATATTAGCCCTTTGGGCTTTCGAATCCAATGTAAccattttggcatttttatcatATTGGCTTTGATTAACTTATATATAACTTTTCGTCTCTTACTTTTATCTCTTGGAGTACTGGTCtatattttaataaatatttcccatttactcTTAAAATCCTCTTGTCTTCATTATGCTCTTCAATTTTATAGGCACCATTAGAAAATACTTGCAAAATCTGAAAAGGGCCTTCCCACTTCGGAGACCACTTCCCTAAGGCCATATCCTTTTGATCCATTGGAAGGATCACTTTCAAGACTAAGTCTTCAGGCGAAAAACTTTTGAATTTCACCTTTTTGTTATAAGAGTTCTCTACTCTCTTCTTCTGTTGTTTTAATAACTCCAAGGCGTTTAACCTTTCTTCATCTAAATCAACTAATTCAGCCAGCATCATGCTCCAATATGACTCCATTGgaatttcatgatgcctttgaaTCCTTATAGATTGTAGGTGAATCTCTACTGGTAAAACATCATCACGGCCAAAAGTTAGCCGAAAAGGGGTCGACTTAGTGGCTTCTTTGGGGGAGGTACGACATGCCCACCAAATATGATGTAGAGTTTTGTGCAAATTTATAGGCTTCTTCCGCACATGCATTTTAATTAAGCCAATGATCACTTTATTAACAGCTTCGACTTGTCTATTAGCTTAAGCATAATAAGGCGTTGAAGTTAATAGTTTGAAACCCATTTCTTTAGCAAATTCTTACATCTTTCGACCAGTGAATACTAACCCTTGATCTATTATGACAGTCTCTAggattccaaatctataaataatATGCTTCTGGATGAACTCGATCACATCCTCCTGATTCACATTTGGTAAGGatatagcttcaatccattttgtaAAATAATCAACGCCCACTAGGATATATCTTTGGCTTTTAGATGATGGTGATCGAATTTCCCCAATTAAATCTAAAGCCCAACCTCTTAATGGCCAAGGCTTGATGATAGAGTGCAATTCGCTTGCGGAAACATGTTGTATGCTTGCATGTATCTGACATTCTTGGCACCCCTTTGCAAATTCAATGCAATCCTTCAACATAGTAGGCCAATACATCCCTTGGAGAAATaaaagccatttcatcttatgaCCAACTTGGTGTGCCCCACACGCCCCACTGTGGACAGTCGAAAGGGTTAAGTATGCCTCTGACTCATTGAAGCACTTAAGAAAAACTCCCTTAGGAGACTTTTTAAACAACTTTAATCCCAAAAGCACATAACTTAATGTTCGATACCTGGTTTTTTGATCAGAAGACGCCGTTGGATTCTGTAGATATACCACTATTGGTTTCCTCTAATCTTCATCTGTCAGATTGTCTACTGCCAATATTTCGAAGTTCCCCTCGTCAGCGTATCCCAGTTTTGTCTTTTCTAAGTCTGAAGGGGTTAATCTGGTTGCCACGACCTTTCCTCTTCCTTCGATGACTTTTTgcaatttttcttttgaaattttatatcCAGATGTAGTCTGAGCCAAATCGTTAGCCACTTGATTTTCCAGTCGAGGTATATGTCAAATATTAGCCATCTCAAATATTTTTAGCAATCGACTGGCTATTATGAAGTACATAATTAAATTCTCCTTAATACATATGTATTCCTTTGTGATCTGTTTTATGACTAACTctgagtcacccattatttcgactcgagttgcccccaattccaacaatatTTCAAGTCCGGCTATGAGGGCTTCATATTCGGCCTCATTGTTTGAACAGAGACCTTCTACTCTTTACTTGAGTCatgttggaattttattaggagaaataattagCACTCATATATTTGTTCCATCCTTGTGACTAGACCCATCGAAGTACAACTTCCAAGGTTCTACTTCAAGATAGTGTAGTGCATTTGCATATATAGAGTGGTCGACTATAAAATCTGCTTCCACTTTTCCTTTAACATCCCTTAAGGGCATGTACGTCAAAGAAAATTATGTTAACGCTAATGtccatttcccaattcgactagGCAAAATCGATTTggataacatatgtttaataatgtcgaaatgagatgaaacataaacatcaacaggttttatataatgcttcaactttgtacaagagaaatacaaGCATAAACACAATTTTTCAACTATGTTATACCTATTTTCTGCATCATTTAAGACCCTACTGAAGTAATAGATGGCTCTTTTGACACAATTATCATCCTCTTGAGCCAACATGCTCCCTAAAGTCTTGTCAGACGCAGATATATATAATCTCATACTTTTATTTCTACAAGGGGGCATCAGGATTGGTTAATGACTCAAGTATGTTTTAATCTTATCAAATGCTTCTTGTTGAGCCTGCCCCCATTCGAACCCTTCCTTGTTGAGTCAAAGCAATTATGAAAAGCTTGCGTCTTCccactaaggtttgagatgaATCTCCTCAGGAAATTGATCTTGACTAGTAGTGACTGCAATCCTTTCTTTGTTGATGGCActttcgcttccattatggccttggtcttattctggtttatttcaATCCCCTTTTTATGGAtcacaaagcctaagaaatcccCAGCCTGCATACAAAAAGCGCATTTTAGAGGATTCATTTTCAAACCATGCTTTATCATCCTTTCAAAAGATATTCGAAGATGGTCTATGTGACTCTTCTCTGAAACAGACTTAATGACAATATCATCTATATAGATTTGTATAAAAGTCTCTATAAAATCATGGAAGATCAAATTCATCGCTCTTTGGTAAGTTTCCCTagcatttttcaaaccaaaaggcatcaccaccCATTTGTAGGTGCCTAAGGCTCCAGGGCATCGAAATGTTGTTTTTTGGATATCCTCCTATGcaataaatatttgattatacCAAAAATATCCATCGAGCATGCTTAAATATGCATAGCGTGCAGCGGAATCGACTAGAATTTCTTCCACTAACATCaaatattcatcctttggggttgCAGTACTTAGGTCTTTAAAATCTATGCAATCCCTCAAAGTACCATTCTTTTTTACAACAGGCACAATATTAGCTAACCCTTGAAGTACAACTTCCAAGGTTCTACTTCAAGATAGTGTAGTGCATTTGCATCTATAGAGTGGTCGACTACAAAATCTGCTACCACTTGTCCTTTAATAGCCCTTAAAGACATGTACGTCAAAGAAAAT from Lathyrus oleraceus cultivar Zhongwan6 chromosome 7, CAAS_Psat_ZW6_1.0, whole genome shotgun sequence encodes the following:
- the LOC127103606 gene encoding peroxisomal and mitochondrial division factor 1-like yields the protein MELEQTKLKNKEKIEGHDRDIASWRKQIEELQKKIPDAERSKSQLLEFDDALMAKELEFGEIEKKSGSKGASWDAATESTNKAMELEQTKLKNKEKIEGHDRDIASWRKQIKELQAKISDAERRKSQLLEFDDALMDKDLEFGEIEKKSGSKGASWDAATESTNKAMELEQTKLKNKEKIEGHDRDIASWRKQIKELQAKISDAERRKSQLLEFDDALMDKDLEFGMKFVEQAQKLESDLKLLQSKANLPFRSRPTFLSNFSPFHFGDHFPKVISFRSIGRITSQTKSSGEKLLTFTVLL
- the LOC127103607 gene encoding uncharacterized protein LOC127103607; this encodes MHVRKKPINLHKTLHHIWWACRTSPKEATKSTPFRLTFGRDDVLPVEIHLQSIRIQRHHEIPMESYWSMMLAELVDLDEERLNALELLKQQKKRVENSYNKKVKFKSFSPEDLVLKVILPMDQKDMALGKWSPKWEGPFQILQVFSNGAYKIEEHNEDKRILRVNGKYLLKYRPVLQEIKVRDEKLYIS